The Fusobacterium russii ATCC 25533 sequence CTTTTTAACTATTTCTATGTTATGATAATGCTGTAAAATAAAGAATATAGTTATGTCAAATTAGTATTAAAAATTTAAGGAGGTATAAATATGGAATTTGTATCTTATAAGAGTGAAAATTTTATTGCTGTTCTAACAATCAATAGACCTAATGCTTTAAATGCATTAAACAGTAAAGTTTTGGATGAATTGAGAGAAACATTTGATAAAATTGATTTGGAAACTACAAGAGTTGTTATTATCACAGGTGCCGGAGAGAAATCATTTGTTGCGGGAGCTGATATTTCTGAAATGTCAACAGCTAGTATTTCAGAAGCTGAAAAATTCGGAAAAAAGGGGAATGATGTTTTTAGAAAAATAGAAACTTTCCCATTACCGGTTATTGCTGCCATAAATGGTTTTGCTTTAGGTGGTGGTTGTGAGCTTGCAATGTCTTGTGATATAAGAATTTGTTCAGAAAATGCTGTATTTGGTCAACCGGAAGTAGGGCTTGGTATAACGCCTGGTTTTGGTGGTACACAAAGATTAGCAAGATTAGTTGGTTTAGGAAAAGCTAAAGAACTTATATACACAGGAAATAATATAAAAGCAGAGGAAGCCTTAAAAATAGGGCTTGTTAATCATGTTTATCCTTTAGAAAATCTAATGGAAGAAGCTGTGAAATTGGCAGCTAAAATCGCTAAAAATGCTCCAATAGCAGTGAGAGCATCAAAGAAAGCTATTAATACAGGAATAGATACTGATATGGATAGAGCTATAATAATAGAAGAGAAAATATTTTCTTCATGCTTTGAAACAGAGGATCAGAAAGAAGCAATGAAGGCATTTTTAGAAAAAAGAAAAGTAGAAGCTTTTAAAAATAAATAAATATTATGGAGGTAATTTTATGAAAATTGGAGTTATTGGTGCAGGAACAATGGGATCTGGAATAGCACAGGCTTTTGCACAATGTGAAGGTTATACAGTTGTACTTTGTGATATAAATGAAACTTTTGCCGCAAATGGTAAAGCTAAAATTGCAAAAAGCTTTGAAAAAAGAATTGAAAAAGGAAAAATGGAGAAAGCTTTAGCAGATAAAATTTTAAACAGCATTACAACAGGAACAAAAGAGCTTTGTGCAGATTGTGATTTGATAATTGAAGCAGCTGTTGAAAATATGGAAATAAAAAAACAGACATTTAAAGAATTAGATGAAATTTGTAAGCCGGAAGCTATTTTTGCTACAAATACTTCATCATTATCTATAACAGAAATTGGTTCAGGACTTAAAAGGCCAATGATAGGTATGCACTTTTTTAATCCGGCTCCAGTTATGAAACTTGTTGAAGTAATAGCAGGTCTTGATACACCACAAGAAATAGTAGATAAGGTTAAGACTATATCAGAAAATATAGGAAAGGTTCCTGTACAAGTTGAAGAAGCAGGTGGATTTGTTGTAAATAGACTTTTAATTCCAATGATTAATGAAGCTATCGGTATTTATTCTGAAGGAATAGCAACTGTTGAAGGAATAGATGCTGCGATGAAATTGGGAGCAAATCATCCAATGGGACCTCTAGCATTAGGAGATTTAATAGGTTTAGATGTTTGTCTTGCAATAATGGATGTATTATATCATGAAACAGGAGATTCAAAATATAGAGCACACCAAAGATTGAGAAAAATGGTACGTGGAAATAGATTAGGGCAAAAGACAGGAAAAGGTTTTTACGACTATACTAAATAATAAATTCTAAATGCTTTTAGCTCAATGTCAAATGGTGTTGATGAAAAAATTAAATAAATTTTTATGTAGTTCCAGAGAAACAAAATCTGGAACTATTTTTTTGTAAAAAGCCGACAAAATAAGATTAATTTTATATTTCACCATAAACTAAAAAAGGTGTTGAAAGGTTAAAGTGATAACCTATCAACACCAAAAGTATAAATAATTTAAATTTTAACTTCTTTATTTTTTCTAAATTCTTCTTTAACTTCATTGTAAAGCTCAGGTTTAGAAATTAAGTCAAAAGAAGAGTTTGCAAGAATTTTTGCTGCCAATAATATAGCATTATGTGCATCTTCGTTTTTTCCACATTCGATAAATTTCTCTGAATGTGATGATGTTCCAGGTGGAACAAAAGCTATTCTGATACAAGATCCCGGAACCTTAAACATAACATTTCCAAAATCTGTAGAGCCCGTTTTTTCTCTAGGAGGTTCTATTCTTGGAGCATTAACTTCAGCAGCATTTTCCATAAGAATTCTATTTAATGATAAAACAGGTATTTTACTATCAAGGGATTTAGTTTCAACTATTTCACAAGTTGTTTCTGTCATCATAGCAGCTCCCTCAACTATTTTTCTAAATCTTCTTATGACATCATTTAGATAGTTTCTATCATACGATCTAAGACTTACCTTGGCTTTTGCATATTTAGGAACGACATTTGCCGGTCCTCCTGCATCCACAATAGTATAATGCATTTTTGTATCTTCTTTAACATGCTCTCTAAAAAATTCTATACCTTGAAATAAAAGTAGTAAACCATCAAGAGCACTTCTACCTTTTTCAGGAGCCAGTGCAGCATGAGAAGATACACCATGAAAAATAACATCAAAGTTAGAAAGAGCTAAAGATTTAACATCAGTTGTAGTCATAGGAGAACCGTGCATCATAAGAGCGACATCTATATCTTGAAATGCACCATTCTTTTCCATAGGAACTTTAGCACCTAATGTTTCTTCAGCTGGAGTACCATAGACAACTATATTATAGTCATAATCTTTTAAAACTTCTTTAAGAGCTACGGCAGCAGCAATAATAGAAGGCCCCTGCATATGGTGAGCACAAGCATGTCCTAAGCCCTCAAGAGCATCATATTCACAAAGCAAGCCTATATTAATTCCACCTTTACCAGATTTATAGGTAGCTCTAAATGCAGTTTCAAAACCATAAATATTCTCTTCAACATCAAAGCCATTTTTTTTAAGAAAATCTGTGATTTTTCTCATAGCTCTAAATTCATTTAATCCCAATTCTGGATCATCAAAAATTGAATCCGCCATAGATAAAATTTCAGGTGCAATATTATCTATGTACTTATTTAATAAATTTTTCATAAATAAATAAATCTCCTATCTAAAATAAAATATTAAAATGGCCCATAGTGCATAGTGTTAGCAATTATTATTAATATAGAACCTACAACAATCCAAATAGCAAATAACTTCCACATAAATTTTATCCATTTATCATAAGAAATTCCCACCATTGCAATAAAGCCCATAAGTGCTGAGGAAGTTGGTAAAACATAATTGCTTAGTCCATCACCGAAGTTAAATGCAAGAACAGCAGTTTGCTTAGTCATACCAATTATATCAGCAACTGGTAGCATTATCGGCATAGTAGCGGCAGCTTGTCCACTTCCTGAAGTTATAAGCCCATTTATAATAAGTTGCATTAAAAACATTCCAGCAGCTTGTAAAAATCTTGGCAAATCAACTAATAGATTTCCTAAAAATAATACAGTAGTATCTAGTATTTTTCCATCAGCTAATACAATTCCTATTCCATTTGCCATACCAACCATTAAAGCACCATAAACTAATTTTCTAGCTCCCTTTGTAAATTCCGTAGCAATTTTACTAGGTCCAAATCCATATGCAAAGCCACTTAAAACTCCCATCCAAATGAAAATAGCAGCATTTTCAGGAAGACCCCATTTCCAATTTTGGCTTCCATATACTAAAAGAGAGAAGCAAGCTATAACTATTAAAAGTAT is a genomic window containing:
- a CDS encoding enoyl-CoA hydratase-related protein, producing MEFVSYKSENFIAVLTINRPNALNALNSKVLDELRETFDKIDLETTRVVIITGAGEKSFVAGADISEMSTASISEAEKFGKKGNDVFRKIETFPLPVIAAINGFALGGGCELAMSCDIRICSENAVFGQPEVGLGITPGFGGTQRLARLVGLGKAKELIYTGNNIKAEEALKIGLVNHVYPLENLMEEAVKLAAKIAKNAPIAVRASKKAINTGIDTDMDRAIIIEEKIFSSCFETEDQKEAMKAFLEKRKVEAFKNK
- a CDS encoding 3-hydroxyacyl-CoA dehydrogenase NAD-binding domain-containing protein, which gives rise to MKIGVIGAGTMGSGIAQAFAQCEGYTVVLCDINETFAANGKAKIAKSFEKRIEKGKMEKALADKILNSITTGTKELCADCDLIIEAAVENMEIKKQTFKELDEICKPEAIFATNTSSLSITEIGSGLKRPMIGMHFFNPAPVMKLVEVIAGLDTPQEIVDKVKTISENIGKVPVQVEEAGGFVVNRLLIPMINEAIGIYSEGIATVEGIDAAMKLGANHPMGPLALGDLIGLDVCLAIMDVLYHETGDSKYRAHQRLRKMVRGNRLGQKTGKGFYDYTK
- a CDS encoding M20 family metallopeptidase → MKNLLNKYIDNIAPEILSMADSIFDDPELGLNEFRAMRKITDFLKKNGFDVEENIYGFETAFRATYKSGKGGINIGLLCEYDALEGLGHACAHHMQGPSIIAAAVALKEVLKDYDYNIVVYGTPAEETLGAKVPMEKNGAFQDIDVALMMHGSPMTTTDVKSLALSNFDVIFHGVSSHAALAPEKGRSALDGLLLLFQGIEFFREHVKEDTKMHYTIVDAGGPANVVPKYAKAKVSLRSYDRNYLNDVIRRFRKIVEGAAMMTETTCEIVETKSLDSKIPVLSLNRILMENAAEVNAPRIEPPREKTGSTDFGNVMFKVPGSCIRIAFVPPGTSSHSEKFIECGKNEDAHNAILLAAKILANSSFDLISKPELYNEVKEEFRKNKEVKI